The following are from one region of the Myxococcales bacterium genome:
- a CDS encoding single-stranded DNA-binding protein yields the protein MMASVNKVILIGNLGADPELRYTPNGNRPVCSLRIATSEVFKDKAGQKQEQTEWHRVTVWGDQAENCNKYLAKGRSVYVEGRLQTRSWDDKEGNKRYSTEVVAERVKFLGGGTGGAGGASGGAGGAPGGSGGGRRWGAGPEGDDAPPAGNDMDMPAGDDDIPF from the coding sequence ATCATGGCAAGCGTCAACAAAGTCATTCTCATCGGAAACCTGGGTGCCGACCCCGAGCTGCGCTACACGCCGAACGGAAATCGGCCCGTGTGTAGCCTTCGCATCGCGACGAGCGAGGTCTTCAAGGACAAGGCCGGGCAGAAGCAAGAACAGACCGAATGGCACCGGGTGACGGTGTGGGGGGACCAGGCCGAAAACTGCAACAAGTACCTCGCCAAGGGGCGCTCGGTCTACGTCGAAGGGCGCCTGCAGACCCGCTCCTGGGACGACAAAGAGGGCAACAAACGCTACTCCACCGAGGTTGTGGCCGAGCGCGTCAAGTTCCTGGGCGGCGGAACCGGCGGAGCCGGGGGTGCTTCCGGTGGGGCTGGTGGCGCGCCCGGGGGTTCCGGAGGCGGTCGCCGCTGGGGCGCGGGCCCCGAGGGCGATGACGCCCCTCCCGCGGGCAACGACATGGACATGCCCGCCGGCGACGACGACATCCCCTTTTGA